One window of the Helicoverpa zea isolate HzStark_Cry1AcR chromosome 7, ilHelZeax1.1, whole genome shotgun sequence genome contains the following:
- the LOC124631720 gene encoding von Willebrand factor D and EGF domain-containing protein-like, producing the protein MFLIILTVFLQLLNVLNAENKVCSTAEGGYRNSYETYRATMDVWVPDRSCTGSDCKKVKQVYTYIAGHNVTKYVTSSKLSCCSGYERDTTYSTLVCKPKCSKLCIHGECKGPEKCLCYKGYTLDPANQYNCLPHCSTPCGRNGTCVAPDKCQCDRGYRTNKDGTCEPVCNPPCVNSLCVAPDTCKRCTDRCDHGTCVGNVCVCDRGWKISGDKTCQPVCSSTCINSNCVEPEHCQCLKGYIKSSPYSCKPYCSGGCPHGSCVAPETCVCDAGWQMVQSPSKVKSCQPICSKPCVNGTCIAPNTCECLPGYEKSDVNNICVPYCSDSCQNGTCVSPHTCVCYPGWEMRPTHDIMNETCVPVCSKPCVNGTCVSPDTCECLDGYVESEKNVCKPHCENGCPNGTCVEPGSCVCDSGWYKTINGTCMKDETSKDKSKGAASKGSSAWVYVLVTLLIAVLVAALVVYFRRVRRYQTLEDDGTVILPSQEVNTSTSLHRHRGSYDITKNSEL; encoded by the exons ATGTTCttgataattttaactgtttttttacaattgttaaaTGTTCTTAATGCAGAAAATAAAGTTTGCTCCACGGCAGAAGG ggGGTACCGTAATTCATACGAAACGTACAGGGCGACAATGGATGTTTGGGTGCCAGATCGAAGCTGTACGGGCAGTGAttgtaaaaaagttaaacaagtCTACACTTACATAGCAGGCCATAATGTTACA AAATATGTGACGTCATCGAAATTGTCCTGCTGCTCCGGTTATGAGAGAGATACTACTTATTCTAC ACTGGTCTGTAAACCGAAATGCTCAAAGCTTTGCATACATGGCGAGTGCAAAGGTCCAGAGAAGTGCCTTTGTTACAAAGGCTATACGTTGGACCCTGCAAACCAGTACAACTGCCTGCCTCACTGCAGCACACCATGTGGAAGAAATGGCACTTGCGTTGCTCCAGACAAATGCCAATGTGACAGAGGGTACCGAACTAACAAGGACGGTACTTGTGAACCAGTTTGCAACCCGCCTTGTGTTAACAGCCTCTGCGTAGCCCCAGATACGTGCAAGCGTTGCACGGATAGATGTGATCACGGCACTTGCGTTGGCAACGTCTGTGTTTGTGACCGAGGCTGGAAAATATCTGGCGACAAAACCTGTCAACCTGTATGTTCAAGCACCTGTATAAACAGCAACTGTGTAGAACCAGAGCACTGTCAGTGTCTAAAAGGATATATAAAGTCTAGCCCGTATAGTTGCAAACCTTACTGCTCCGGTGGCTGTCCTCACGGAAGTTGTGTAGCACCCGAGACTTGTGTCTGCGACGCAGGATGGCAAATGGTCCAATCTCCTTCTAAGGTCAAATCTTGTCAACCGATTTGCAGCAAGCCGTGTGTCAATGGCACATGTATTGCTCCGAATACCTGCGAATGTCTGCCCGGCTACGAAAAGTcagatgtaaataatatttgtgtaccCTACTGTTCAGATTCGTGTCAAAATGGCACTTGCGTGAGTCCACACACTTGCGTTTGCTATCCAGGGTGGGAGATGAGACCCACTCATGACATCATGAATGAGACTTGTGTACCTGTATGTAGCAAGCCTTGCGTCAATGGGACTTGTGTATCTCCAGACACTTGTGAATGCCTCGATGGCTATGTAGAATCTGAGAAGAACGTTTGTAAGCCACACTGTGAAAATGGATGTCCAAATGGTACCTGCGTCGAACCCGGCTCCTGTGTCTGTGATTCAGGATGGTATAAAACTATTAACGGCACGTGCATGAAGGATGAGACTTCTAAAGATAAGAGCAAAGGTGCTGCAAGCAA AGGGTCTTCTGCTTGGGTGTATGTTCTAGTCACACTGCTCATTGCTGTTCTGGTGGCGGCACTCGTTGTGTACTTCAGACGGGTCAGAAGGTATCAAACTCTTGAAGACG atGGAACCGTGATACTACCGTCTCAAGAAGTAAATACATCAACATCATTACATAGACACCGAGGTAGCTACGACATTACTAAAAACTCTGAACtgtaa
- the LOC124632047 gene encoding fibrillin-1-like has translation MRTLSLILIVLLQLYCGYNADNRICTTTEVITRRQFESYWSNYTVMVNDPKCRRRRCPKIKQPRSFRANRVVTKNVTSVKHVCCTGFERDSTYSRLVCKAKCSKPCINGFCRSAEECGCNLGYVLDLADKYRCQPYCSKSCGGGICILPNVCHCNRGYRFLNQTCEPFCSKPCMNGSYCARPETCECMLGYRKSADNICKPHCSDGCPNGICVSPEKCVCNLGFQMVTKNDTMEKSCQPICNKPCLNGTCVAPETCECKKGYVKTDSYSCKPFCSSGCANGKCVAPETCICDSGWQMANDSKTCRPICSKKCVNGTCVAPEICECSKGYSQTDKYNCEPFCSSGCPNGSCVAPEKCVCDSGWQMSQTDNTTNKICHPKCSKPCINGTCVAPESCQCKKGYEKVDNYSCKPFCSGGCPHGSCVAPETCDCDPGWEMVQSNGTVHKSCQPICSKPCINGTCVAPESCQCKKGHEKADNYSCKPFCSGGCPHGSCIAPETCDCDPGWEMVQSNGTVHKSCQPICSKPCINGTCVAPETCQCKTGYKKTDNYSCKPFCSGGCPHGSCIAPETCDCDPGWEMVPSNGTAHKSCQPICSKPCINGLCEAPEKCQCSDGYTKVDNYSCKPFCSSGCPHGSCTAPEICECDSGWHLVQSNDTGKQNCQPKCSKPCLNGYCVAPEECRCAKGYVKSDDYSCKPFCSSGCPHGSCVAPETCNCESGWHLNQSNGTTIQTCEPFCTTPCVNGICVAPDTCECLPGYKKYENNVCKPHCSSGCHHGTCVGPETCICDIGWKMANDNKTCEPICTIPCVNGTCVAPKTCTCWPGYKIARRFTCKPKCTGGCLHGMCVSPEKCVCDSGYEIATSELTKTEYCRPICSEPCVNSRCVTPDTCECNLGYTKTKKNICEPHCPGGCPNGFCAKPFDCVCNPGWEITQTNGTANTICKPKCATPCVNKTCIPVCTQACVNSTCVAPENCSCLPGYMKTENNICTPRCSSGCPNGTCVEPETCICNSGYEMIHVDGNVNRTCEPICDIPCSNGICIAPNTCECLNGHVKVNNSACLPHCPDGCPNGVCVAPGLCKCDKGWEMLLDDGTMNKTCEPVCRSPCINGTCVAPQTCECLPGYVQLRDNVCQPHCADGCLNGVCVSPDTCRCHPGWFRSDLNGTCVADTAAVSASKENDNWLGSNWIYILVTSLAILLVLIAIIVFIYFRRKKSDKDDGTTAVPDQEISTKIFCRQKGTYDVNDKTTEL, from the exons ATGAGGACgttatcattaattttaattgttttattgcaaTTATATTGTGGTTATAATGCGGACAACAGGATTTGTACTACGACAGAAGT GATAACCCGCAGGCAATTCGAGTCGTATTGGAGCAATTACACGGTGATGGTGAACGACCCAAAATGCAGGAGAAGACGTTGTCCTAAAATCAAACAACCAAGAAGCTTCAGAGCAAATCGTGTAGTTACT AAAAACGTGACATCGGTCAAACATGTATGCTGCACCGGCTTTGAGCGAGATTCAACATATTCGCG ATTGGTCTGCAAGGCGAAATGTTCAAAACCTTGCATAAATGGTTTCTGTCGAAGTGCAGAGGAATGTGGCTGCAACTTAGGCTATGTGTTGGATTTAGCTGATAAGTATCGCTGCCAGCCATATTGCAGCAAATCCTGCGGAGGAGGTATTTGTATACTGCCAAACGTATGCCATTGCAACAGAGGATATCGATTTCTCAATCAAACCTGTGAACCATTTTGCAGTAAGCCCTGCATGAATGGCAGCTACTGCGCCCGCCCAGAAACCTGTGAATGCATGTTAGGATATAGAAAATCTGCGGATAATATCTGCAAACCTCACTGTTCAGATGGTTGTCCCAACGGTATTTGTGTCAGTCCAGAAAAATGCGTTTGTAATTTAGGATTCCAAATGGTTACCAAAAACGACACTATGGAGAAATCGTGTCAACCAATATGTAATAAACCTTGTTTAAATGGCACTTGTGTGGCACCAGAAACTTGTGAATGCAAAAAAGGATACGTAAAGACAGATTCCTACAGCTGTAAGCCTTTTTGCTCTAGTGGGTGTGCCAATGGCAAATGTGTTGCACCTGAAACTTGTATTTGTGATTCCGGATGGCAAATGGCGAATGATAGCAAAACTTGTCGGCCAATATGTTCTAAGAAGTGTGTAAATGGGACGTGCGTGGCTCCAGAAATTTGTGAATGCTCAAAAGGGTATTCACAAACGGACAAGTATAATTGCGAACCCTTTTGTTCCAGTGGTTGTCCTAATGGAAGTTGTGTTGCTCCAGAAAAATGTGTATGCGACTCAGGATGGCAAATGAGTCAGACAGATAACACTACGAATAAAATTTGCCATCCAAAATGTTCAAAACCTTGTATTAATGGCACGTGTGTGGCTCCGGAATCTTGCCAATGCAAAAAAGGGTATGAAAAAGTGGACAACTACAGCTGTAAACCCTTTTGCTCTGGTGGGTGTCCCCATGGAAGTTGTGTTGCTCCAGAAACTTGTGACTGCGACCCAGGGTGGGAAATGGTTCAATCAAATGGCACTGTACATAAATCATGCCAGCCTATATGTTCAAAGCCCTGTATTAACGGCACGTGTGTGGCTCCGGAATCTTGCCAATGCAAAAAAGGGCATGAAAAAGCGGACAACTACAGCTGTAAACCCTTTTGCTCTGGTGGGTGTCCCCATGGAAGTTGTATTGCTCCAGAAACTTGTGACTGCGACCCAGGATGGGAAATGGTTCAATCAAATGGCACTGTACATAAATCATGCCAGCCTATATGTTCAAAGCCCTGTATTAACGGCACGTGTGTGGCTCCAGAAACTTGCCAATGCAAAACAGGGTACAAAAAAACGGACAACTACAGCTGTAAACCGTTTTGCTCTGGTGGGTGTCCCCATGGAAGTTGTATTGCTCCAGAAACTTGTGACTGCGACCCAGGGTGGGAAATGGTTCCATCAAATGGCACTGCGCATAAATCGTGCCAGCCTATATGTTCAAAACCCTGTATAAATGGATTATGTGAGGCTCCAGAAAAATGCCAATGCAGTGATGGGTATACCAAAGTAGATAACTACAGCTGTAAGCCATTCTGCTCCAGTGGTTGTCCTCATGGTAGTTGTACAGCCCCCGAAATCTGCGAATGTGATTCTGGATGGCATTTGGTTCAATCGAATGACACTGGAAAACAAAATTGCCAACCTAAATGTTCAAAGCCCTGTTTGAATGGATATTGTGTCGCTCCAGAAGAATGTCGGTGTGCAAAGGGTTATGTTAAGTCAGACGACTACAGCTGTAAGCCCTTCTGTTCCAGTGGGTGTCCTCATGGAAGCTGTGTTGCTCCGGAAACATGTAACTGTGAATCAGGATGGCATTTAAATCAGTCAAACGGTACTACAATCCAAACATGTGAGCCATTTTGTACCACCCCCTGTGTGAATGGCATATGCGTGGCACCTGACACTTGTGAATGTTTGCCAGgatataaaaaatacgaaaataacgTTTGTAAGCCTCACTGTTCATCTGGTTGCCACCACGGTACCTGTGTTGGTCCAGAAACCTGCATTTGCGATATCGGATGGAAAATGGCAAATGATAATAAAACTTGTGAGCCAATATGCACAATACCTTGTGTGAATGGGACGTGTGTAGCTCCAAAAACTTGTACTTGCTGGCCTGGTTATAAAATAGCTCGTAGATTTACTTGTAAACCGAAATGTACCGGAGGATGTCTTCATGGTATGTGTGTTAGCCCAGAAAAATGTGTATGTGATTCCGGATACGAAATAGCAACATCAGAATTAACAAAAACAGAATATTGTCGACCAATTTGCAGCGAACCCTGTGTAAATAGTAGATGTGTAACACCGGATACCTGTGAATGTAACCTTGGCTATACGAAAACCAAGAAGAATATCTGCGAGCCACATTGTCCAGGTGGGTGTCCAAACGGTTTTTGTGCGAAGCCTTTTGATTGTGTTTGTAATCCAGGATGGGAAATAACACAAACGAATGGTACTGCAAATACTATCTGTAAACCAAAATGTGCTACTCCCTGTGTCAATAAAACTTGTATACCTGTATGTACTCAAGCCTGTGTTAATAGCACATGCGTAGCTCCGGAGAATTGCAGCTGCCTTCCTGGCTATATGAagacagaaaataatatttgtacacCTAGATGTTCTAGCGGGTGTCCAAATGGTACTTGTGTTGAGCCTGAGACTTGCATTTGTAATTCAGGATATGAAATGATACACGTAGATGGAAATGTCAACAGAACCTGTGAACCAATATGTGATATACCTTGTTCTAACGGGATTTGTATAGCCCCGAACACTTGTGAATGCCTCAACGGCCATGTGAAAGTAAATAATAGTGCATGTTTACCACATTGCCCAGATGGGTGTCCGAATGGAGTTTGCGTTGCTCCTGGGCTCTGCAAATGTGATAAAGGATGGGAAATGTTACTAGATGATGGAACTATGAACAAAACTTGTGAACCTGTATGTCGGAGTCCTTGTATAAACGGCACGTGTGTCGCTCCACAGACCTGTGAATGTCTCCCTGGGTATGTGCAGTTAAGAGACAATGTTTGTCAGCCGCACTGTGCTGATGGCTGCCTGAATGGCGTCTGTGTGAGTCCCGATACCTGTAGATGTCACCCGGGTTGGTTTAGAAGTGATCTCAATGGAACTTGTGTAGCAGATACTGCTGCCGTTAGTGCCAGCAAAGAGAATGATAATTG GCTGGGGTCCAACTGGATATACATTTTGGTCACTTCACTTGCCATTTTATTGGTTTTGATAGCGATCATAGTTTTCATATATTTCAGAAGAAAAAAATCTGACAAGGATG ATGGTACTACAGCTGTTCCAGATCAAGAAAtatcaactaaaatattttgcagACAAAAGGGTACTTACGATGTAAATGACAAGACTACTGAACTTTAA